In a genomic window of Candidatus Leptovillus gracilis:
- a CDS encoding glycoside hydrolase family 5 protein yields the protein MATAVSLTLLCGILALIAPRFGNLSITLPVEHKPVFDGETSLYPGRLYVNENKLVDANDQVVTLHGLMPPDPAVLSRNGRFNRAFFDRMAASGANVIRIPVHPERWERDPDYLWRYLDPAVAWNGENGLYTIIDLHFIGDIGTDRGAQMPDIGTPSRDFAVAFWQQVAAYFKDTPHVIFEIFNEPAEISAEAWQTHAQALVDTIRATGAKQLIIVGGIEYSRDLSWVLDRPIHDDNIAYAAHIYPAHSRYSWDHWFGSVSEKYPVVMTEWGWLETDPGGKQTYLVGQQKSYGEPLLEYLEQHGIGWVACWYDDEWKPAMFEKGIEQYTPFGQFVGQRLSGQ from the coding sequence ATGGCAACGGCCGTTTCCTTAACCTTGCTATGTGGCATTCTAGCCCTGATCGCCCCACGATTTGGCAATCTTTCGATCACCCTGCCGGTAGAACACAAGCCTGTTTTTGACGGCGAGACCAGCCTCTATCCAGGCCGACTCTATGTTAACGAGAACAAGCTTGTTGATGCGAATGATCAAGTTGTGACGCTGCATGGGCTTATGCCGCCGGACCCGGCAGTGCTATCACGCAATGGACGGTTTAACCGTGCCTTCTTCGATCGGATGGCAGCTTCCGGCGCAAACGTGATACGCATTCCCGTTCACCCGGAGCGTTGGGAGCGCGACCCCGATTACCTGTGGCGCTATCTCGATCCGGCTGTGGCCTGGAACGGCGAGAACGGCCTATACACCATCATTGACCTGCACTTTATCGGAGACATTGGCACAGACCGTGGCGCGCAAATGCCTGATATTGGCACGCCCAGCAGGGATTTTGCCGTCGCTTTCTGGCAGCAGGTTGCTGCTTATTTCAAGGATACGCCGCACGTCATCTTCGAGATTTTCAACGAACCAGCTGAAATCTCAGCCGAAGCTTGGCAGACACACGCCCAGGCGCTGGTGGATACCATCCGTGCCACAGGCGCGAAGCAGTTGATCATCGTCGGGGGAATCGAATATTCCCGCGACCTGTCCTGGGTGTTGGATAGGCCGATCCATGACGACAACATCGCCTATGCCGCCCACATCTACCCGGCGCACAGCAGGTATTCCTGGGATCACTGGTTTGGCAGTGTCTCAGAAAAATATCCCGTGGTGATGACGGAATGGGGTTGGCTGGAAACCGACCCGGGTGGAAAACAGACGTATTTGGTTGGCCAGCAAAAGAGCTATGGCGAACCGCTGCTGGAATACCTGGAGCAGCATGGAATCGGCTGGGTGGCCTGTTGGTACGATGACGAATGGAAACCCGCTATGTTCGAAAAAGGTATTGAACAGTACACGCCCTTCGGTCAATTTGTTGGGCAGAGATTGTCGGGGCAATGA
- a CDS encoding tetratricopeptide repeat protein, whose translation MEEAIAAFNEALTIQKPLGQPVKIAITIEHLGIIHELQGQYAAALAKYREALALKQQYSSPQQIAIEENHIRRVLGKMGAGAGG comes from the coding sequence ATGGAAGAAGCAATTGCTGCATTCAACGAAGCTCTAACAATCCAGAAACCGCTTGGGCAACCAGTGAAAATAGCGATTACTATTGAACATTTAGGCATTATCCACGAGCTGCAGGGGCAGTACGCGGCGGCGTTGGCTAAATATCGGGAGGCGCTGGCGTTGAAGCAGCAGTATAGTTCGCCGCAGCAAATCGCCATCGAAGAGAACCACATCCGGCGGGTGTTGGGCAAAATGGGGGCGGGCGCAGGCGGGTAG
- a CDS encoding DUF1905 domain-containing protein: MHIEFSGKIWFWKGPSPFYFVTVPTKQSDDLKAISGFVTYGWGMIPVTAQIGKTVWKTSLFPKEGFYIVPLKDKVRRAELLEEGAEVTVRLEVR; this comes from the coding sequence ATGCACATCGAGTTTAGTGGCAAGATTTGGTTCTGGAAAGGCCCGTCCCCATTCTACTTTGTTACCGTTCCAACGAAGCAGAGCGACGACCTAAAAGCGATATCAGGATTCGTGACGTATGGTTGGGGAATGATCCCGGTCACGGCTCAAATTGGCAAAACTGTATGGAAGACATCCTTGTTTCCCAAAGAGGGCTTCTACATTGTGCCCCTCAAGGACAAGGTCCGTCGAGCAGAACTGCTCGAGGAAGGCGCTGAGGTCACGGTAAGACTCGAGGTTCGTTAA
- the rlmN gene encoding 23S rRNA (adenine(2503)-C(2))-methyltransferase RlmN, with the protein MTINLYDFTRPALAGLLADWGYGRYHADKLWDGLYRRQGDLTGLRADLHGRVQAETTLELPTAVTDLSSTDGQTRKFLLRLADGQTIETVLMQFEGRDGAPRATACISTQVGCAMGCVFCATGQMGFIRHLSPGEIVAQVLFANRQLPPGSLPLRNIVLMGMGEPLHNYDNTMTAVDILTDHNGLAIAAKHITLSTVGVVPGIVRLADEARPFRLAVSLHGATDAERQALVPPARRWPLAELMAACRYYVAKRGRRIFFEWTLIEGQNDTPEQAHTLGRLLQGMAAHVNLIPLNPTVGYGGRPAGETAVRQFQAILAGYGLPSTIRQRRGIDIAAGCGQLRAGP; encoded by the coding sequence ATGACCATCAACCTGTACGATTTTACCCGCCCGGCGCTGGCCGGGCTGCTGGCCGATTGGGGCTACGGCCGTTACCACGCGGATAAGCTGTGGGATGGGCTGTACCGGCGGCAGGGCGATCTGACCGGGCTGCGGGCGGATCTGCACGGCCGTGTGCAAGCCGAAACGACGCTGGAACTGCCAACGGCCGTAACTGACCTCTCCAGCACGGACGGCCAGACGCGCAAATTTTTGCTGCGTCTGGCCGATGGGCAGACCATCGAAACGGTTCTGATGCAGTTCGAGGGGCGGGATGGCGCGCCGCGGGCGACGGCCTGCATCAGCACGCAGGTGGGCTGCGCGATGGGCTGCGTTTTCTGCGCCACCGGGCAGATGGGCTTTATACGCCATCTGTCGCCGGGTGAAATTGTGGCCCAGGTGTTGTTTGCCAATCGCCAACTGCCGCCGGGAAGCCTGCCGCTGCGCAACATTGTGCTGATGGGCATGGGGGAACCGCTGCATAATTACGACAATACAATGACGGCCGTAGACATCCTGACAGACCACAACGGGCTGGCCATCGCCGCCAAACATATCACCCTGAGTACGGTGGGAGTGGTTCCGGGGATTGTGCGCCTGGCAGATGAAGCACGGCCGTTTCGTCTGGCCGTCAGTTTGCATGGGGCGACAGACGCCGAACGGCAGGCGCTTGTGCCCCCGGCCAGGCGGTGGCCGCTGGCTGAGCTGATGGCCGCCTGCCGCTATTATGTGGCAAAGCGGGGGCGGCGTATCTTCTTCGAGTGGACCCTGATTGAAGGACAAAACGACACGCCGGAGCAGGCGCACACCCTGGGGCGGCTGCTCCAGGGGATGGCGGCGCACGTCAACCTGATACCGCTTAATCCGACGGTGGGTTATGGCGGGCGGCCGGCGGGGGAGACGGCCGTGCGCCAGTTTCAGGCGATTTTGGCCGGGTATGGGCTGCCCAGCACCATCCGTCAGCGCCGGGGCATAGACATCGCCGCCGGCTGTGGCCAACTGCGGGCAGGACCATGA
- a CDS encoding aminotransferase class V-fold PLP-dependent enzyme: MTHISHIETLAVHAGQTIDPATGAVTPPIHLSTTFERQADGSYPHGYDYTRSGNPNRAALEASVAALEGGAAAAAFASGSAAMMAVLQALKPGDHIIAPGDMYFGIQRLLREVFAPWGLAVSFIDLTNLDDLRAALRPETRLVIVETPSNPQLNISDIAAVTELAHAAGTAVLVDNTIATPVLQRPFLQNADLIIHASTKYLGGHSDVLGGIVVAREETPLFTQIRLIQKIGGAVPSPADCWLTLRGIQTLPTRVRTQTAHAQHIAEFLADHPAVAAVRYPGLPTHEAFATAVRQMAGGGGLLSMLVHGNAETALAVAGRVQLFTRATSFGGTHSLIEHRASIESPGTLTPPNLLRLSIGLEHPADLIADLDQALRGANEYTIFT, translated from the coding sequence ATGACTCATATAAGCCATATCGAAACCCTGGCCGTCCACGCCGGCCAGACTATTGACCCGGCGACCGGCGCTGTGACGCCGCCGATTCACCTTTCCACCACCTTCGAGCGACAGGCGGATGGCAGCTATCCACATGGATACGATTACACCCGCAGCGGCAACCCAAACCGCGCCGCCCTGGAAGCCTCTGTCGCAGCGCTGGAAGGGGGCGCGGCAGCAGCAGCTTTCGCTTCCGGTTCGGCGGCGATGATGGCTGTTTTGCAGGCATTGAAGCCGGGCGACCACATCATCGCGCCGGGGGATATGTATTTTGGCATCCAACGGCTGCTGCGCGAGGTTTTTGCGCCCTGGGGGCTGGCGGTTTCCTTTATAGATCTGACCAACCTGGACGACTTGCGCGCCGCGCTGCGGCCAGAGACCCGGCTGGTGATTGTGGAGACGCCTTCCAACCCGCAGCTTAACATCAGCGACATTGCCGCTGTGACAGAGTTGGCCCATGCCGCTGGCACGGCCGTGTTGGTAGACAACACCATCGCCACGCCGGTGCTGCAACGGCCGTTCCTGCAAAACGCCGACCTGATCATCCACGCCAGCACCAAATACCTGGGCGGCCACAGCGACGTATTGGGCGGCATCGTCGTCGCCCGCGAAGAGACGCCCTTGTTTACGCAAATCCGCCTCATCCAAAAAATCGGCGGCGCCGTCCCCTCCCCTGCCGACTGCTGGCTGACACTGCGTGGCATCCAGACTTTGCCGACGCGGGTGCGCACCCAAACCGCCCACGCTCAACACATCGCCGAATTTCTGGCCGACCATCCGGCAGTGGCCGCGGTGCGCTACCCTGGCCTGCCGACCCATGAAGCGTTTGCAACGGCCGTGCGCCAGATGGCCGGCGGCGGTGGGCTGCTGTCCATGTTGGTCCATGGCAACGCTGAAACGGCGTTGGCCGTCGCCGGCCGTGTGCAGCTCTTCACCCGCGCCACCAGTTTTGGTGGAACCCACAGCCTCATCGAACACCGCGCCTCCATTGAATCGCCGGGCACGCTGACGCCGCCCAACCTGCTGCGTCTCTCCATCGGCCTGGAACACCCGGCCGATTTAATCGCCGATCTGGATCAGGCCCTGCGTGGGGCTAACGAGTATACAATCTTCACATGA
- a CDS encoding helix-turn-helix transcriptional regulator, giving the protein MKNRLLELRVAKGWSQQALAEMVDVSRQTIISLENGRYNPSILLAFRLARLFNLQIEDIFLYSEEEQ; this is encoded by the coding sequence ATGAAAAACCGATTGTTAGAATTACGTGTCGCCAAAGGATGGAGCCAACAGGCGCTGGCGGAGATGGTAGACGTTTCTCGCCAGACCATCATTTCCCTGGAAAATGGGCGCTATAACCCGTCTATTCTGCTGGCTTTCCGGCTGGCGCGCCTGTTTAACCTGCAAATTGAAGACATATTTCTTTATTCAGAAGAGGAGCAGTGA
- a CDS encoding tetratricopeptide repeat protein: MKPAAACSPKTWASNHPPTPSPSTKPSKPTHSPSPPSPVLPFSPSPPLPLSPSPHNLPASAASFVGREPELAQLTDLLAQPDGRLLTILGPGGAGKTRLALETATRLLTDPRFADGVFFVPLADLPTETPALSKAEVAVAPHIAETIGLKLSGPTAPDEQLRQHLRDRRLLLLLDNFEHLLPQAGLIADLLAAAPGLRLIVTSRERLNLYEEWLVEIGGLDLPPEAAADWIAFSAPQLFIQRARRVYLGFNAAAEREAILRICQMVGGLPLALELAAAWVRTVPCRDIAAAIERHLDFLTSDLRNMPPRQRSLRAAFDYSWELLTQTEQTMLARLSVFRGGFAGEAALTITGKTERNRGEHGDLMTEPSAPSAPPRLNSSNPGLRQLSALVDKSLVQRQANGRYQLHETIRLFAQEQVSPAAWAQIRSAHAGYYAAFMAAQGSKSAGAEAEAAFRLMALELENGRFAWQWALADWSQPAAEAILTQILPPLSLFYLRRGRSLEAVVWLAEAIQDIGAEGPLTARLQHQLAKHEEALGRYAEAQARLLACLPTLEKTAGSTPYTADAWEMLGRAQRHLGDLAAAETSLQQSLTLYRLCGQPSSIAGVLNSLGVLTKNNGRYPEAAAYYTESLDIFRRQADRSGVAVCLINLGNIANVQGDYEQARACYQESYDLAAAAENRSQMAINLLNLGSVARATGDTSAAERQYQASLALGREMGHGLITAAALDGLGQTHLLAGDLAAARQTLKEGLATAVSLNSEAMTLTVLASAGQALAQAGQTDGSRLLALVLRQPGAAHHVKAEASAFAAKTGLNLTTDADPLLTTAEGVALALNKL, encoded by the coding sequence TTGAAACCTGCCGCCGCCTGCTCGCCGAAAACCTGGGCATCGAACCATCCGCCGACACCCTCGCCCTCTACGAAACCATCAAAACCAACACACTCCCCCTCTCCCCCCTCTCCCGTTCTCCCTTTCTCCCCCTCTCCCCCTCTCCCCCTCTCCCCCTCTCCCCACAACCTGCCCGCCAGCGCCGCCTCCTTTGTCGGCCGCGAACCGGAACTGGCGCAGTTAACTGACCTGCTGGCACAGCCGGACGGCCGTTTACTGACCATTCTCGGTCCCGGCGGCGCCGGCAAAACACGGCTGGCACTGGAAACGGCCACCCGTCTCCTGACGGACCCGCGCTTTGCCGACGGTGTTTTTTTTGTACCATTGGCCGATTTGCCCACGGAAACGCCTGCACTGAGCAAAGCCGAAGTGGCCGTTGCCCCCCATATCGCCGAAACCATTGGTCTAAAACTCAGCGGCCCGACAGCACCCGACGAACAACTCCGCCAACACCTACGCGACCGCCGCCTACTGCTGCTGCTGGACAACTTTGAACACCTGCTGCCCCAGGCTGGTCTCATTGCCGACCTGCTGGCAGCCGCTCCTGGCCTGCGCCTCATCGTCACCTCGCGGGAGCGGCTCAATCTGTATGAAGAGTGGCTGGTGGAAATTGGTGGGCTGGACCTGCCGCCGGAAGCGGCTGCTGATTGGATCGCCTTCAGCGCGCCGCAGCTATTTATCCAGCGAGCGCGGCGTGTTTATCTGGGCTTTAACGCCGCCGCCGAACGCGAAGCCATCCTGCGTATTTGCCAGATGGTGGGTGGCCTGCCGCTGGCGCTGGAACTGGCCGCCGCCTGGGTGCGCACCGTGCCCTGCCGCGACATCGCCGCCGCCATCGAGCGCCATCTCGATTTTCTGACGAGTGACCTGCGCAACATGCCGCCGCGCCAGCGCAGTTTGCGGGCGGCGTTCGACTACTCCTGGGAACTGCTGACCCAGACGGAACAAACCATGCTGGCGCGGCTGTCCGTTTTTCGCGGTGGCTTTGCTGGCGAAGCTGCCCTGACTATTACCGGGAAAACAGAAAGGAACCGCGGCGAGCACGGAGATTTGATGACGGAACCCTCTGCGCCCTCCGCCCCTCCGCGGTTAAATTCCTCCAATCCCGGTTTGCGGCAGTTATCGGCGCTGGTGGATAAGTCGTTGGTGCAGCGGCAGGCGAACGGCCGTTACCAACTGCATGAAACGATCCGGCTGTTTGCTCAGGAGCAAGTTAGCCCGGCTGCGTGGGCGCAGATACGGAGCGCCCACGCTGGCTACTATGCCGCTTTTATGGCCGCTCAAGGCAGCAAAAGCGCCGGAGCGGAGGCGGAAGCCGCTTTTCGGTTGATGGCACTGGAATTGGAAAACGGCCGTTTTGCCTGGCAGTGGGCTTTGGCAGACTGGTCACAACCGGCAGCGGAAGCCATTCTCACCCAAATCCTGCCGCCTTTATCCCTCTTCTACTTGCGCCGCGGCCGGTCACTGGAGGCTGTCGTCTGGCTGGCGGAAGCGATTCAAGACATTGGCGCGGAGGGTCCGCTGACGGCGCGACTCCAGCACCAGCTTGCCAAACACGAAGAAGCGCTGGGCCGTTACGCCGAAGCCCAGGCGCGGCTGCTGGCCTGCCTGCCCACGCTGGAAAAAACGGCCGGATCAACGCCCTACACAGCTGACGCCTGGGAGATGTTGGGGCGGGCGCAGCGCCATTTAGGCGACCTGGCCGCTGCTGAGACTTCGTTGCAACAAAGCCTGACCCTGTACCGGCTCTGCGGTCAGCCGTCCAGCATCGCCGGGGTGTTAAACAGTTTGGGCGTGTTGACGAAGAATAACGGCCGTTACCCCGAAGCCGCCGCCTATTACACAGAAAGTCTGGACATTTTCCGTCGCCAGGCGGATCGCTCTGGGGTGGCTGTCTGCCTGATCAACCTGGGCAACATCGCTAACGTGCAAGGCGACTATGAGCAGGCGCGCGCCTGTTACCAGGAAAGTTACGATCTGGCCGCCGCCGCCGAAAACAGGTCACAAATGGCGATCAATCTGCTCAACCTGGGCAGTGTGGCCCGCGCCACCGGCGACACAAGCGCAGCGGAACGGCAGTATCAGGCCAGTCTGGCGCTTGGCCGGGAGATGGGGCACGGCTTGATCACCGCCGCCGCCCTGGATGGCCTGGGGCAAACGCATTTACTGGCAGGCGACCTGGCGGCGGCGCGACAAACATTGAAAGAGGGGTTGGCAACGGCCGTTTCCCTTAATTCCGAAGCCATGACCTTAACCGTTCTGGCGTCGGCCGGGCAGGCGCTGGCGCAGGCTGGGCAGACAGATGGCTCTCGGCTGCTGGCGCTGGTTCTGCGGCAGCCGGGCGCAGCCCACCATGTCAAAGCAGAAGCATCTGCTTTTGCCGCCAAAACAGGGCTAAACCTGACGACAGATGCAGATCCCTTGCTGACGACAGCCGAAGGCGTTGCTCTGGCGCTCAACAAGTTATAG